The genomic DNA TGGTCCTGCGCGTTCGTCACTTCTGTTTGGGGGGCTTCTCCACGTGAACGACATCATCGCTGCTGCGCTCGACGCAGCGCTCTCTTCCGGCGCGTCGTATGCGGATGCCCGCATCGTCGACTCCTCTCGCGAGGAGGTCCGCGTCTCATCCGGGGTCGTCGACGCAGTCGAGCGCTCCGACAGCTTCGGTCTGGGCGTGCGCGCAATCTGCAACGGCGCATGGGGCTTCGCCTCGTCGCGCCTCGTGACCGCCGATGAAGCCGCTCGCGTCGCACGCGAGGCGGTTGCCATCGCCAAGGCATCGGCACGGGTCGCCGGGCCCGCGATCCAACTCTCCCCGATTACGCCGCAACACGGCAGCTGGACCGGTCCGTGCGCCGTCGATCCGTTTACGGTGCCGCTCGAGGACAAGATCGCGCTGCTTGTCGCAACAGATGCCGCACTGCGTGCGCAGCCCGAGGTCACTGTCACGCAGTCGCAGCTCGGCTTCTACCGCGAGCACAAGTGGTTCGGTAGTACCGAGGGTTCGCGCCTCGAGCAGTCCTTCATCGAATCCGGCGCCGGCTATACCGTCTTCGCCGTAGGCGGTGGCGAGGTCGTCACGCGGTCGTATCCCACGTCGCATGGCGGCGGGTGGGAGCAGGCCGGCTGGGAGTTCATCGAAGGCCTCGACCTGGTCGGCAATGCGCCACGCGTGGCGCGCGAGGCGGCACTGCTGCTCGAGGCACCGTTCGTCGAGGCCGGTACGCGCGACCTCATCATCGACGGCAGCCAGGTCGCGCTGCAGGTGCA from Coriobacteriia bacterium includes the following:
- a CDS encoding TldD/PmbA family protein translates to MNDIIAAALDAALSSGASYADARIVDSSREEVRVSSGVVDAVERSDSFGLGVRAICNGAWGFASSRLVTADEAARVAREAVAIAKASARVAGPAIQLSPITPQHGSWTGPCAVDPFTVPLEDKIALLVATDAALRAQPEVTVTQSQLGFYREHKWFGSTEGSRLEQSFIESGAGYTVFAVGGGEVVTRSYPTSHGGGWEQAGWEFIEGLDLVGNAPRVAREAALLLEAPFVEAGTRDLIIDGSQVALQVHESVGHPTELDRVLGEEAAFAGTSFVTLDDVGSLTYGSTHVTVTADATVAGSLGSFGWDDEGVPAQRDYIVREGLLTGLQTSRESAGVLGRTSNGCMRADGWNRIPLIRMTTISLEPGTWDFDELLADTPGGLYIETNNSWSIDDKRLNFQFACEVGWEIENGELGRMVKTPNYTGISPQFWGSCDAVCSRDHWRVWGLPNCGKGEPIQVAHVAHGASPARFRDVQVGVGR